A single region of the Strigops habroptila isolate Jane chromosome 3, bStrHab1.2.pri, whole genome shotgun sequence genome encodes:
- the SLC17A8 gene encoding vesicular glutamate transporter 3, whose translation MPFKGFVSLKERFFNPGKEEVKNTIGDSLGNLRRKIDGTNVEEDHIELTEEGRPVQASTHKPAPCNCYCCGLPKRYIIAIMSGLGFCISFGIRCNLGVAIVEMVNNNTVYINGKPELQKAQFNWDPETVGLIHGSFFWGYIVTQIPGGFISNKLAANRVFGAAIFLTSTLNMFIPSAARVHYGCVMFVRILQGLVEGVTYPACHGMWSKWAPPLERSRLATTSFCGSYAGAVVAMPLAGVLVQYIGWSSVFYIYGMFGIVWYMFWLLHAYESPAAHPTISSEERVYIETSMGEGASLASASKFSTPWKRFFTSMPVYAIIVANFCRSWTFYLLLISQPAYFEEVFGFAISKVGLLSAVPHMVMTIIVPIGGQLADFLRSKKILTTTTVRKVMNCGGFGMEATLLLVVGYSHTKGVAISFLVLAVGFSGFAISGFNVNHLDIAPRYASILMGISNGVGTLSGMVCPLIVGAMTKHKTREEWQNVFLIAALVHYSGVIFYAIFASGEKQEWADPEKLNEEKCGIIDQDELAEETEMNNETFVSPKKMYGATSQNSEVQRREWRKQKQVTQDIEEQSSYHYENGNFQDLS comes from the exons atgccTTTCAAAGGATTCGTTTCGctgaaggaaagattttttaaCCCAGGAAAGGAAGAGGTGAAGAACACCATAGGTGACTCACTGGGGAATCTGAGAAG GAAAATTGATGGCACCAATGTAGAGGAGGATCACATCGAGCTGACAGAAGAGGGGCGACCCGTGCAAGCAAGCACCCACAAGCCAGCACCATGCAACTGCTACTGTTGCGGGCTGCCCAAGCGCTACATCATTGCCATAATGAGTGGTCTGGGCTTTTGCATCTCCTTCGGAATTAGGTGCAACCTGGGTGTTGCCATTGTGGAAATGGTGAACAATAACACGGTTTATATTAATGGAAAACCGGAGCTGCAG AAAGCCCAATTCAATTGGGATCCAGAGACTGTGGGACTCATTCATGGCTCTTTTTTCTGGGGTTACATTGTGACACAAATTCCAGGAGGGTTTATCTCAAACAAATTGGCTGCTAACAG GGTATTTGGAGCAGCTATCTTCCTAACATCTACACTGAACATGTTCATCCCTTCTGCAGCAAGAGTGCATTATGGCTGCGTGATGTTTGTTAGGATTCTGCAAGGTCTAGTGGAG GGTGTCACCTACCCAGCCTGCCATGGGATGTGGAGTAAGTGGGCTCCTCCACTGGAGAGAAGCAGGTTGGCCACCACATCGTTCTGTG ggtCTTATGCAGGTGCGGTGGTTGCCATGCCACTGGCAGGTGTGCTGGTACAGTATATAGGATGGTCATCAGTCTTTTACATATATG gTATGTTTGGGATTGTTTGGTACATGTTCTGGCTGCTTCATGCCTATGAGAGCCCTGCTGCACATCCAACAATATCCAGTGAAGAAAGGGTATACATAGAAACAAGTATGGGAGAAGGAGCCAGCCTAGCTAGTGCAAGT aaatTTAGTACTCCATGGAAGAGATTTTTCACTTCAATGCCAGTTTATGCAATCATTGTGGCGAATTTTTGCAGAAGCTGGACCTTCTATTTGCTCCTTATAAGTCAGCCTGCTTACTTTGAAGAAGTCTTTGGATTTGCAATAAGCAAG GTTGGCCTTTTGTCAGCAGTTCCTCACATGGTCATGACAATCATCGTACCCATTGGAGGGCAGCTAGCTGACTTCTTACGCAGCAAGAAGATTTTAACCACTACCACTGTAAGGAAGGTCATGAATTGTGGAG GCTTTGGGATGGAAGCAACCTTGCTTTTGGTGGTTGGTTATTCTCATACAAAAGGTGTGGCTATTTCCTTTCTGGTGTTAGCAGTAGGCTTCAGTGGTTTTGCAATTTCAG GATTTAATGTGAATCATTTGGACATAGCCCCACGTTACGCCAGCATTCTGATGGGAATTTCCAATGGCGTAGGGACACTGTCGGGAATGGTGTGCCCGCTCATCGTTGGTGCAATGACAAAACATAAG ACTCGTGAAGAATGGCAAAATGTCTTTCTGATCGCAGCCCTGGTGCATTACAGTGGAGTGATATTCTACGCTATCTTTGCTTctggggagaagcaggaatGGGCTGACCCTGAAAAACTCAACGAAGAGAAATGTGGCATAATTGATCAAGATGAACtggctgaagaaacagaaatgaacaatGAAACTTTTGTAAGTCCAAAGAAAATGTATGGTGCTACCAGTCAAAACAGTGAAGTACAGAGAAGAGAatggagaaagcaaaagcaagtgACTCAAGACATAGAAGAACAGAGTTCTTACcattatgaaaatggaaattttcaaGATTTGTCATAA